A genomic window from Fibrobacterota bacterium includes:
- a CDS encoding DUF4421 family protein — MSNEHPDRLPRLWSRMPGRFLHCAILAGILVAQGNAQNTTDTSRVRDWEVSLQIEMSSLGLDFFRGDLAQKIRYEPNNPPGFKLGLRYGGIGGSIGYSTGRMRDEFAVSTQSRDLQFFWHRPRIGVDLYYQSYEGYFIEEDASRAPQLFPSLQMSTQTANVYAKILGTADLTALSAPSSYRQTTAWLVYASAGASHRTVSSTSDLDALIPSASIGALAAIPLGTFYVAPGLGIGIGYPFDLSEPPADMERATKFNLRLMAGSVSSSGEWGLHAFQDSDLLDFASGTTFQFTSLRLRLFKSWKF; from the coding sequence ATGTCCAACGAGCACCCTGATCGCCTTCCTCGCCTTTGGTCGCGCATGCCAGGCCGATTCCTCCATTGCGCCATCCTCGCGGGAATCCTGGTGGCACAAGGCAACGCGCAGAACACCACCGATACCTCGCGGGTCCGCGATTGGGAGGTGTCCCTGCAGATCGAAATGTCCTCGTTGGGGTTGGATTTCTTCCGAGGCGATCTCGCGCAAAAGATCCGCTACGAGCCGAACAATCCACCAGGATTCAAACTGGGGCTCCGGTATGGAGGCATCGGTGGATCCATCGGCTACTCGACCGGCAGGATGAGAGACGAATTCGCCGTCTCCACCCAATCGCGGGATCTCCAGTTTTTCTGGCATCGCCCCCGGATCGGAGTGGACTTGTACTACCAGTCATACGAAGGCTATTTCATCGAAGAGGATGCCTCGCGCGCACCGCAGTTGTTCCCGAGCTTGCAGATGTCCACCCAGACCGCCAACGTCTATGCCAAGATCCTGGGGACCGCCGACCTCACCGCGCTGTCGGCGCCCAGCTCTTACCGACAAACAACGGCCTGGTTGGTCTACGCATCCGCAGGCGCCTCCCATCGCACGGTTTCCTCCACTTCGGACCTGGACGCCCTGATCCCCAGCGCCTCGATCGGTGCGCTGGCAGCCATCCCCTTGGGAACGTTCTACGTGGCGCCGGGACTGGGCATCGGGATCGGCTACCCCTTCGATCTTTCCGAGCCGCCCGCGGACATGGAACGCGCGACCAAGTTCAACTTGCGCCTGATGGCAGGATCTGTCTCAAGTTCCGGCGAATGGGGTCTCCACGCCTTCCAGGACTCCGATCTGCTGGATTTCGCCTCGGGCACCACCTTCCAGTTCACGAGCCTGCGTCTGCGCCTCTTCAAGAGCTGGAAGTTCTAG
- a CDS encoding GyrI-like domain-containing protein → MEFKKTDPFDYKGSATRLDILDLPPRLFASIEGEGDPNGEAFAGAVGALYAYSYTVRMSGKGADAPAGWFPYVVGVLQGRWTIREGATGFDPSKKSDLAWTIMIRQPTFLDASLHATFLDKAISKARSKDGAAVPWLEKLRLGLREGGRYGQILHQGPYDDEPATFARMEQELSTRGERREGLHHWELYLTDPNRSSPEKMRTLLRVTLGT, encoded by the coding sequence ATGGAGTTCAAGAAGACCGACCCCTTCGACTACAAGGGATCCGCCACGCGATTGGACATCCTGGACCTCCCGCCACGCCTGTTCGCGTCCATCGAGGGCGAGGGAGACCCCAACGGCGAAGCCTTCGCGGGAGCCGTGGGAGCACTGTACGCCTACAGCTACACGGTGCGCATGAGCGGCAAGGGCGCCGACGCCCCCGCCGGATGGTTTCCGTACGTGGTGGGTGTGCTGCAAGGTCGATGGACCATCCGCGAAGGAGCCACCGGCTTCGATCCGTCCAAGAAGTCCGACCTCGCCTGGACCATCATGATCCGCCAGCCGACATTTCTTGACGCCTCCCTCCACGCCACCTTCCTGGACAAGGCGATTTCCAAAGCCCGATCCAAGGACGGCGCCGCGGTGCCATGGCTGGAAAAGCTCCGCTTGGGCCTGCGCGAGGGAGGCCGCTACGGCCAGATCCTGCACCAGGGCCCGTACGACGACGAGCCCGCCACCTTCGCGCGGATGGAACAGGAATTGTCCACGCGGGGAGAGCGCCGCGAGGGGCTCCACCACTGGGAGCTCTATCTCACCGACCCCAATCGCTCCAGCCCGGAGAAGATGCGAACCCTCCTGCGGGTGACGTTGGGCACCTGA
- a CDS encoding Fic family protein: protein MLHTESIKITPEILREIARIDEFKGAWRALGTLAPDRLTALHRVATIESIGSSTRIEGSRLSDREVEQLLSNLQIKTFETRDEQEVAGYAELMDLVFASFQDIPFSENHIQQLHQILLRHREKDVWHRGRYKTNSNSVAAFDESGAQIGIVFQTTSPFDTPRLMTELVQWVEREREAAVWHPLLIVALFVVVFLEIHPFQDGNGRLSRVLTTLLLLRFGYAYVPYSSLESVIEQNKEAYYLALRQTQGSIRTDAPNWQPWLEFFLTSLSEQVRRLETKLDREKILLSALPTLSLRIVEFAREHGRVTIGQAAVLTGASRNTLKEHFRALVARGTLNPHGSGRGAWYDLR from the coding sequence ATGCTGCACACCGAGAGCATCAAGATCACGCCGGAGATCCTACGGGAAATCGCCCGGATCGACGAGTTCAAGGGCGCATGGCGCGCTTTGGGAACACTGGCGCCCGACCGATTGACGGCCTTGCATCGCGTGGCCACCATCGAGAGCATCGGGTCCTCCACCCGCATCGAGGGCAGCAGGCTTTCCGACCGCGAGGTGGAGCAACTTCTCTCGAACCTTCAGATCAAAACCTTCGAGACCCGCGACGAGCAGGAAGTGGCCGGATACGCCGAACTGATGGACCTGGTGTTCGCCTCCTTCCAGGACATCCCGTTTTCCGAAAACCACATCCAGCAGCTGCACCAGATCCTCTTGCGCCACAGAGAAAAGGACGTCTGGCATCGCGGCCGCTACAAGACCAATTCCAACAGCGTCGCGGCTTTCGACGAGTCCGGCGCACAGATCGGGATCGTGTTCCAGACCACATCGCCGTTCGACACCCCCCGCCTGATGACAGAACTTGTACAATGGGTGGAGCGCGAGCGCGAAGCCGCCGTCTGGCACCCACTCCTGATCGTCGCGCTCTTCGTGGTGGTCTTCCTGGAAATCCACCCCTTCCAGGACGGCAATGGCCGGCTCAGCCGCGTGCTCACCACGTTGCTGCTGCTTCGCTTCGGGTACGCGTACGTGCCCTATTCCTCGCTGGAAAGCGTGATCGAGCAGAACAAGGAAGCCTACTACCTGGCCTTGCGCCAAACCCAGGGCAGCATCCGCACGGACGCGCCGAACTGGCAGCCGTGGCTGGAATTCTTCCTGACCTCGCTGTCCGAGCAGGTGCGGCGGCTGGAGACGAAACTCGACCGGGAGAAAATCCTTCTTTCCGCGCTGCCCACGTTGTCGCTGCGGATCGTCGAATTCGCCCGCGAACATGGCCGCGTCACGATCGGCCAGGCGGCCGTGCTGACCGGCGCGAGTCGCAACACGCTCAAGGAACATTTCCGCGCCCTGGTGGCGCGCGGCACACTGAACCCGCACGGAAGCGGCCGCGGGGCGTGGTACGATCTTAGGTGA
- a CDS encoding transglycosylase domain-containing protein — MTFPLILRKPRVLFGAVAAFLVGMVLAWFALTEIVYQVAVVDIAPRIAPPPQRILPLKILQVGWVSQRESGKMRLRPAMLGWIPVAFFAPGMSGSPMDEAWNSAGFSTSERAGRMFFRRDSLVHWHSLRSHKERLMATIWITRHWTAEQAVTGLVEKSYYGCSMYDLDTASRAYLGKPVDSLDLPQMVAIMAYGRNPERYRKDSVAFEAAFSSLQDRVIENFPELASEKGAMPRFLVNACPRRPMDSLQEP, encoded by the coding sequence ATGACCTTTCCTCTCATCCTGCGCAAACCGCGCGTGCTGTTCGGGGCGGTTGCCGCGTTCCTTGTTGGGATGGTTCTGGCCTGGTTCGCCTTGACGGAAATCGTCTACCAGGTTGCCGTGGTCGACATCGCCCCGCGCATCGCTCCGCCGCCCCAGCGCATCCTCCCTTTGAAGATTCTCCAGGTGGGGTGGGTTTCGCAGCGTGAATCCGGGAAAATGCGGTTGAGGCCAGCGATGCTGGGGTGGATTCCCGTGGCGTTCTTTGCGCCGGGCATGTCCGGAAGTCCGATGGACGAAGCGTGGAACAGTGCCGGGTTTTCAACATCCGAACGAGCAGGGCGGATGTTCTTTCGGCGAGACAGTCTTGTTCATTGGCATAGTCTCCGTTCGCACAAAGAAAGGCTCATGGCCACCATTTGGATCACTCGCCACTGGACGGCAGAGCAAGCAGTTACTGGGCTGGTGGAGAAGTCCTACTACGGATGCAGCATGTATGATCTGGATACCGCAAGCCGGGCTTATCTGGGCAAGCCTGTGGATTCGCTGGACCTTCCGCAAATGGTGGCCATCATGGCCTATGGGCGTAATCCGGAGCGGTATCGCAAGGATTCCGTGGCATTCGAGGCGGCGTTTTCGAGCCTCCAGGACCGGGTGATCGAAAATTTCCCGGAGCTCGCCTCGGAGAAGGGGGCGATGCCGCGGTTTCTGGTCAATGCGTGTCCTCGCAGGCCGATGGACTCGCTACAAGAGCCCTGA
- a CDS encoding Fic family protein, which translates to MSYRPPYKLSSAMIGLVAEIGERLGMAQADGTGVAPRLRKENRIRTIQATLQIEQNTLSLDQVTAVLAGKRVKGSAREIREVKNTFQAYEKLASWHPSSRKDLLAAHAVLMDGLVEGPGKLRSGGVGVVKGGRVVHMAPPAGRVPALVDDLLRWCETTDEHPLVASCVFHYEFEFIHPFADGNGRLGRLWQTLILSKWKPDFLDLPLESVVRDHQSDYYQALGDADKAGDSSGFVLFMLEAIRESLASTPQVTPQVTPQVARLLKAIGSHERSRPDLQERLGLADRKSFRERYLSPALEAGLVEFTIPEKPNSRLQRYRLTTMGTAFAKRKADDKRA; encoded by the coding sequence ATGAGCTATCGCCCTCCGTACAAACTCTCTTCCGCGATGATCGGATTGGTCGCCGAGATCGGCGAGCGGTTGGGGATGGCGCAGGCGGACGGAACCGGAGTCGCGCCTCGATTGCGCAAGGAAAATCGCATCCGGACGATCCAGGCCACCTTGCAGATCGAGCAGAACACGTTGTCTCTGGACCAGGTCACGGCGGTGCTGGCCGGCAAGCGTGTGAAGGGAAGCGCTCGCGAGATCCGCGAGGTCAAGAACACATTCCAGGCTTACGAAAAATTGGCATCCTGGCATCCATCCAGTCGGAAGGATCTGTTGGCGGCGCATGCTGTCTTGATGGATGGGCTGGTGGAAGGTCCGGGCAAATTGCGTTCCGGGGGCGTGGGGGTGGTGAAAGGTGGTCGCGTGGTCCACATGGCGCCTCCCGCAGGGCGAGTGCCGGCCTTGGTGGACGACCTGTTGAGGTGGTGCGAGACGACCGACGAACACCCCCTGGTGGCTAGCTGTGTGTTCCACTACGAGTTCGAGTTCATCCATCCCTTCGCCGATGGAAACGGAAGGTTGGGTCGGTTGTGGCAGACGCTGATCCTGTCGAAGTGGAAGCCGGACTTCCTCGATCTCCCGTTGGAATCGGTCGTTCGCGACCACCAGTCCGACTACTATCAGGCCTTGGGCGATGCGGACAAGGCGGGTGATTCCTCTGGGTTCGTGTTGTTCATGCTGGAGGCGATTCGGGAATCCCTCGCCAGCACCCCCCAAGTGACCCCCCAAGTGACCCCCCAAGTCGCGCGGTTGCTCAAGGCGATCGGCTCGCACGAACGATCGCGCCCGGATCTGCAGGAGCGTTTGGGTCTGGCCGATCGCAAGAGCTTTCGCGAACGGTATCTGTCGCCCGCGCTGGAGGCGGGTCTGGTTGAATTCACGATCCCCGAAAAACCCAACAGTCGTCTGCAGAGGTATCGCTTGACCACCATGGGCACGGCCTTCGCCAAAAGGAAAGCCGACGACAAGCGAGCCTGA
- a CDS encoding Fic family protein translates to MRVGFKVLQERFGIELVQPLRVESEIGPTRTRVESPTGVQNRYPPSYAPRDDFSGHFEFALKYEEIHLEFLSRLFVASGPAPLEEWCRREPSGQYARRAGFLYEWLTGARLDVPDLTKGNYVPVLPPQGYLTRTTPILDRRWRVGDNLPGTPEFCPIVRRTSALQDALRFDPTLALADLDRRFGEEILLGSSGWLTLKESRASFRIEHEEDRSDRVARFASVIAEHCGKIEDPLCEASLTILQEGVLGANAPGLGIRRSPVFVGQATLREDVVHYVGPRFEDVPGMLAGLREAERSTRGAEPVLRAGVLSFGFVYIHPMRDGNGRIHRILINDTLVRDRCIPDAVILPVSASITHSVRLRADYEQILEVFSRPFLRRFGSRCRFGEMTTAPDGTRTNFHFDAYDEAGPAWRHPDLTEHAIYVARLIEHTIQTQMAEEAKILSSFRVASERMKEVIEVPNAQANRIIRSLKENDWMVTGKLRKECVWLEDDAIRVRLVAAVRSAFETE, encoded by the coding sequence ATGCGCGTTGGGTTCAAGGTCCTGCAGGAACGTTTTGGAATCGAATTGGTTCAGCCGCTTCGGGTGGAATCGGAGATCGGTCCGACGCGGACTCGTGTGGAATCACCGACGGGCGTTCAAAACCGGTATCCCCCAAGCTATGCCCCCCGCGACGATTTTTCCGGCCACTTCGAATTCGCTCTGAAGTACGAAGAAATCCACCTGGAATTCCTTTCGCGACTCTTCGTGGCTTCCGGGCCAGCTCCGCTGGAGGAATGGTGCCGACGGGAGCCTTCCGGACAGTACGCTCGGCGCGCCGGGTTCCTCTATGAATGGCTGACCGGTGCGCGATTGGATGTTCCGGATCTCACCAAGGGCAATTACGTGCCGGTTCTTCCGCCGCAAGGGTACCTGACGCGGACCACGCCGATTCTGGATCGACGATGGAGAGTGGGCGACAACCTTCCCGGGACTCCCGAATTCTGTCCCATCGTACGTCGCACGAGCGCGCTGCAGGACGCGTTGCGCTTCGATCCGACCCTGGCGCTTGCCGATTTGGATCGCCGCTTCGGAGAGGAAATCCTGCTGGGAAGCTCGGGCTGGCTCACGCTGAAGGAGTCGCGCGCCAGTTTCCGAATCGAGCACGAGGAGGATCGGTCCGACCGGGTCGCCAGGTTCGCGAGCGTCATCGCCGAACACTGCGGCAAGATCGAGGACCCGTTGTGCGAGGCGAGCCTGACGATCCTGCAGGAGGGGGTCTTGGGCGCGAACGCTCCTGGTCTGGGTATCCGTCGTTCGCCGGTTTTTGTCGGACAGGCGACTCTTCGCGAGGATGTCGTCCATTATGTCGGGCCGCGTTTCGAGGATGTGCCGGGAATGCTCGCGGGATTGCGGGAAGCCGAACGGTCGACCCGCGGTGCCGAGCCGGTCCTGCGCGCGGGTGTCCTTTCCTTCGGCTTCGTCTACATCCACCCGATGCGCGATGGAAACGGTCGGATCCATCGGATTCTCATCAACGACACGCTCGTTCGCGACCGGTGCATTCCCGATGCGGTCATCCTGCCGGTATCGGCCAGCATCACCCATTCCGTGCGACTTCGCGCGGATTACGAGCAGATTCTGGAAGTGTTTTCTCGCCCCTTCCTGCGACGCTTTGGGTCTCGTTGCCGCTTCGGAGAGATGACGACAGCTCCCGACGGGACTCGGACCAACTTCCATTTCGACGCCTACGACGAAGCCGGACCGGCATGGCGCCACCCCGATCTGACAGAACATGCGATCTATGTCGCCCGATTGATCGAGCACACCATCCAGACGCAGATGGCCGAGGAAGCCAAGATCCTGTCGAGTTTCCGGGTCGCATCGGAGCGCATGAAGGAGGTGATCGAGGTGCCGAACGCCCAGGCCAATCGGATCATCCGTTCGCTCAAGGAAAACGATTGGATGGTCACCGGAAAATTGCGCAAGGAATGCGTTTGGCTGGAAGACGATGCGATCCGCGTGCGTTTGGTGGCGGCGGTTCGATCCGCCTTCGAGACCGAATAG
- a CDS encoding phosphotransferase, with protein sequence MIQSLWGGYGRLMRRHTSDGPVIVKDIRWPSGKGDVSHRRKLRSYQVESHWYAHWAARAPHECRIPGFLWVESKSDGMILELEDLDAAGFPRRSSRFRGDDLHGAIVWLATFHAAFLGVAPDGLWEEGSYWHLGTRREEYAAMPPSRLRNLASELDRRLRQARFRTIVHGDAKPDNFCLGSPGQVAMVDFQYVGGGCGMRDLAYLLDCVFDEAPEGRRTADALDTYFGILRDRLRADARHAPLAEAVEAEWRELYPIAWMDYQRFLEGWRRA encoded by the coding sequence ATGATCCAATCGCTTTGGGGTGGCTACGGCCGTCTGATGAGACGCCACACCTCCGATGGGCCGGTCATCGTGAAGGACATCCGCTGGCCTTCCGGCAAAGGGGACGTTTCGCACCGACGGAAATTGCGCTCCTACCAGGTGGAATCGCACTGGTACGCGCATTGGGCCGCCCGAGCCCCCCATGAATGCCGCATTCCGGGCTTCCTGTGGGTGGAGTCAAAATCTGACGGGATGATCCTGGAACTGGAAGACCTGGATGCGGCGGGATTTCCCAGGAGATCTTCCCGATTCCGCGGCGACGACCTGCACGGTGCCATCGTCTGGCTGGCCACCTTCCACGCCGCGTTCCTGGGCGTCGCGCCGGATGGCTTGTGGGAAGAAGGATCCTATTGGCATCTGGGCACCCGTCGCGAGGAATACGCCGCCATGCCTCCCAGCCGCCTGCGCAATCTTGCCTCGGAACTGGATCGCAGATTGCGCCAAGCCCGCTTCCGCACGATCGTCCACGGCGACGCCAAACCGGACAATTTCTGCCTTGGATCTCCCGGACAAGTCGCCATGGTGGATTTCCAGTACGTGGGTGGCGGATGCGGCATGCGCGATTTGGCCTACCTGCTGGATTGCGTATTCGACGAAGCCCCGGAAGGCCGTCGCACAGCGGACGCATTGGACACCTACTTCGGCATCCTTCGCGATCGCTTGCGCGCCGATGCCCGCCACGCGCCGCTGGCCGAAGCCGTGGAGGCGGAATGGCGCGAGTTGTATCCGATTGCCTGGATGGACTACCAGAGATTTTTGGAAGGGTGGCGCAGAGCCTGA